The Acanthochromis polyacanthus isolate Apoly-LR-REF ecotype Palm Island chromosome 5, KAUST_Apoly_ChrSc, whole genome shotgun sequence genome includes a window with the following:
- the pmepa1 gene encoding protein TMEPAI isoform X2 produces the protein MQPSSGSHNHDNCVQTQLCAQLEFVQILVIVVVMMVMVVVITCLLNHYRLSARSLLSRHAPTRRRHLPLANEGGLWSSESTGTSSALNEHQVYNPRPPDRGVPTSYLQREPHHGQSQPPLHSQRFQHTYAPSRFQPTYPYLPQSLIDLPPTISLSDGEEPPPYQGPCTLQLRDPEQQMELNRESVRAPPNRTVFDSHPLDPSNSFLQASLQAPPPSVHSGISVLEAQEALSRHQKQGSRVEGAPPTYSEVIGHYYHPSSLNSTHNHRTVPQAPPSSLIQGLLRPPPQQQGSVDNRNTRNTKEKSQKPQQV, from the exons ATGCAGCCGTCGTCAGGGAGCCACAACCATGACAACTGTGTTCAGACACAACTGTGCG CCCAGCTGGAGTTCGTCCAGATCCTGGTGATCGTGGTCGTCATGATGGTCATGGTGGTGGTGatcacctgtctgctgaaccaTTACCGCCTATCAGCGCGCTCCCTCCTCTCCAGACACGCCCCCACACGCAGGAGACACCTGCCGTTGGCCAAC GAGGGAGGTCTGTGGTCCTCTGAGTCAACAGGGACAAGCAGTGCTCTGAATGAG CACCAGGTGTATAACCCCCGTCCCCCGGATCGAGGGGTCCCCACCTCCTACCTACAGCGGGAACCACATCACGGCCAGTCCCAGCCTCCACTCCATTCCCAGCGCTTCCAGCACACATACGCCCCGAGTCGCTTCCAGCCAACGTACCCCTACCTGCCCCAGAGCCTCATCGACCTCCCACCAACAATCTCCCTGTCAGATGGCGAGGAGCCGCCGCCGTACCAGGGCCCCTGCACCCTGCAGCTCCGGGACCCTGAGCAGCAGATGGAGCTGAACCGCGAGTCGGTCCGAGCGCCGCCGAACAGAACCGTGTTCGACTCCCACCCCCTCGACCCATCCAACTCCTTTCTGCAGGCCAG TCTGCAGGCGCCTCCTCCGAGCGTCCACTCGGGCATCAGTGTGCTAGAAGCCCAGGAGGCCTTGTCCCGGCACCAGAAGCAGGGCTCTCGGGTAGAAGGAGCTCCCCCAACCTACAGCGAGGTCATCGGGCACTACTACCACCCTTCGTCCCTGAACTCCACCCACAACCACCGGACTGTGCCGCAAGCACCGCCGTCCTCGCTCATACAGGGTCTGCTCCGACCTCCGCCTCAGCAGCAAGGAAGCGTGGACAACAGGAACACAAGGAATACAAAGGAGAAATCCCAGAAGCCCCAGCAGGTGTGA
- the pmepa1 gene encoding protein TMEPAI isoform X1: MLNLMGVLNATAANVSCTCNCKRYNPLQSMEITQLEFVQILVIVVVMMVMVVVITCLLNHYRLSARSLLSRHAPTRRRHLPLANEGGLWSSESTGTSSALNEHQVYNPRPPDRGVPTSYLQREPHHGQSQPPLHSQRFQHTYAPSRFQPTYPYLPQSLIDLPPTISLSDGEEPPPYQGPCTLQLRDPEQQMELNRESVRAPPNRTVFDSHPLDPSNSFLQASLQAPPPSVHSGISVLEAQEALSRHQKQGSRVEGAPPTYSEVIGHYYHPSSLNSTHNHRTVPQAPPSSLIQGLLRPPPQQQGSVDNRNTRNTKEKSQKPQQV, from the exons CCCAGCTGGAGTTCGTCCAGATCCTGGTGATCGTGGTCGTCATGATGGTCATGGTGGTGGTGatcacctgtctgctgaaccaTTACCGCCTATCAGCGCGCTCCCTCCTCTCCAGACACGCCCCCACACGCAGGAGACACCTGCCGTTGGCCAAC GAGGGAGGTCTGTGGTCCTCTGAGTCAACAGGGACAAGCAGTGCTCTGAATGAG CACCAGGTGTATAACCCCCGTCCCCCGGATCGAGGGGTCCCCACCTCCTACCTACAGCGGGAACCACATCACGGCCAGTCCCAGCCTCCACTCCATTCCCAGCGCTTCCAGCACACATACGCCCCGAGTCGCTTCCAGCCAACGTACCCCTACCTGCCCCAGAGCCTCATCGACCTCCCACCAACAATCTCCCTGTCAGATGGCGAGGAGCCGCCGCCGTACCAGGGCCCCTGCACCCTGCAGCTCCGGGACCCTGAGCAGCAGATGGAGCTGAACCGCGAGTCGGTCCGAGCGCCGCCGAACAGAACCGTGTTCGACTCCCACCCCCTCGACCCATCCAACTCCTTTCTGCAGGCCAG TCTGCAGGCGCCTCCTCCGAGCGTCCACTCGGGCATCAGTGTGCTAGAAGCCCAGGAGGCCTTGTCCCGGCACCAGAAGCAGGGCTCTCGGGTAGAAGGAGCTCCCCCAACCTACAGCGAGGTCATCGGGCACTACTACCACCCTTCGTCCCTGAACTCCACCCACAACCACCGGACTGTGCCGCAAGCACCGCCGTCCTCGCTCATACAGGGTCTGCTCCGACCTCCGCCTCAGCAGCAAGGAAGCGTGGACAACAGGAACACAAGGAATACAAAGGAGAAATCCCAGAAGCCCCAGCAGGTGTGA